One Campylobacter sputorum genomic window, CCTTTTGCTTTTTGTTTTAGCTTTTTTGATCTGTTCCAAAATGAATTTGCACTATCTTTTGGACTTTCTTCTAAATTTAAAGATACATCATTGCCATTAAAATCTATTAAATTTATATTTCTATCATAATCATTTAACATACTTAAATTTGCTAAAATAAGTGTAGCGTTTTTGCTATAAATTTCGCTTTGAATCAACAAATCATCTGCATTTTCAAGCTCGTTTAAGCTAGTAAGTAAATTTTCTATTTTTTTACTAATCTGAGCAATTTTTATCTGCTTAATTTGAGTAAATTTATTATCAACTAAATTTTCAAACTCACTTTTAAAAAATAGCTCAAAATTTTCTATCTTTTCACACTCTTTTTCTTTTATTAAAAATGGTTCAAGATGGAGCAGTTTTTTACCAACTTTTATGGATCTAAAATCATTTTCATGGTGTCTTAAGGCTTCTAAAATCACTTCATTTTCATCTGTTATTATAACATTTGTAAAACGCCCAGTAAATTCCATAATAAGATAACTTTTTAATGCTTTATATGAACCGCTATAAATTGTTTTAAAAACCAAAATTCTATTATTTTTTGGCACAAAAATATCTACTATATCAGCCCCAGTAAAACGCTTTTTTAAAATAGTATCAAAAGGAGCTTTGTATTCTTTTTGAAAGATTAAATTTGGATTTTGGTATATACTAGAAATATCTTTACTTAAGTCAAAAATCAGCTCAAAATCGTTATCAAATTTTATAAATATAGCATTATCTTGAATTCTTTTTATCTTTGTTATTTTTTTAAATTTAGCAATAAAACTTGCAATTTGTGTTAAATTTGAATACTTCATAGTATTCATTATATCAAAATTTAGGCGTTTTTTGATATAATCTTACTAAAATTTACAAGGAAAAACTATGTCTCAAACAATCACAGAAAAAATATTTTCAAATCATGTTGGTAATGAAGTTTATGCTGGACAAATCATAGAATGTACCATAGATATGGTTATAGGAAACGATATAACAACACCGATTTCAATAAAAGCTTTTGAAGAAAGCGGCGCAAAAAAACTTGCAAATCCTGATGGTTTTAGCATAGTATTAGATCACTTTATACCGCCAAAAGATATCGCTTCAGCAAATCAAGCTAAAATAAATAGAGATTTTGCTTACAAACACAATCTAAAAAACTTTTTTGATGAAAAAGATATGGGTATTGAACATGCTCTCTTGCCACAAAAAGGTTTAGTTGTGCCAGGAGATGTGATAATAGGAGCTGATTCGCATACCTGTACGCACGGTGCACTTGGGGCATTTTCAACAGGCATGGGCTCAACTGACATTGCATTTGCTATGATTAGTGGTAAAAATTGGTTTAAAGTTCCATCTAGCATAAAAGTTGTTTTTAGTGGAAAATTGCCAAAATTCGTTTATGGAAAAGATCTTATACTTGAAGTTATAAGACAAATAGGCGTAGATGGGGCACTTTATAAAACATTGGAATTTTGTGGTGATAGTATAAAAGAGTTAAATATGGATGATAGATTTTCACTTTGTAATATGACTATAGAAGCTGGAGCAAAAAGCGGAATTATCGCAGCAGATGATATAACAAAAGAATTTTTAAAAGATAAAAATTTAGCAAGAGAACCAAAATTTTTCTATTCAGACGAAGATGCCATTTATGAAAAAACTTTACACATAGATGTAAGCAAACTTGAGCCAATCGTAGCATATCCACATTTGCCAAGCAATGGCAAAAGCATAAGTGTAGCAAAAAAAGATAACCTAAGCGTAGATCAAGTTTTCATTGGAAGCTGTACAAATGGTAGATTAAGCGATTTAAGGATAGCCGCACAAATCTTAAAAGGAAAAAAAGTTGCACAAAAAACAAGGCTTATCATAACTCCTGCAACACAACAAATCGCAAGAGAAGCAGAAAAAGAAGGGTTAATAGAAATTTTTATAAATGCTGGAGCATTAGTAAGCAATCCAACATGCGGAGCATGTCTTGGCGGATATATGGGTATTTTAGCTCAAAATGAACGCTGTGTTGCTACAACAAACAGAAATTTCATAGGTAGAATGGGCGATAAAACTAGCGAAATTTATCTTGCAAACTCAGCAGTTGCTGCAGCTTCTGCCATAACTGGGAAAATAACAGATCCAAGAGATTTGTAAAAATGCTTAAACATTGCGTTATATTAGCAGGTGGAAAAAGCTCAAGAATGGGAAGTGATAAAACAAAGCTTCCTTTTGGAGAATTTGAAACTTTAGTTGATTTTGAAGTAAATAAATTTAGTAAAATTTTTGAAAATATTTACGTGAGTTCAAAAAATTTTAAATTTGCAGATAAATTTGAAACTATAGAAGATAAATTTGAAACATTTTCACCAATGGGTGCGTTATGGCAGATACTTTCAAATTTCAAAGATGAATATGTTTTTATAATTCCAGCAGATATGCCATTTATCAGCATACAAACTATAAATTTGCTTTATGAAAATTTGCAAAATTCAGACATAATAAACCCAAGAGATGATGAATTTACACACTCTTTATGTGGATTTTTTCATTCAAAAGTTGCTAATATTGCAAAAGAATTATATGAAAACAATATACATAAAATAGGCTTTTTAAGACAAAAATGTAATTCTAAAACTATATTTTTTGAAAATAGTGATGAATTTTTCAATATAAACACACCGCAAGATTACCAAAAAGCTAAAGAATTTCTGTTACAAGTTTAAATATTTTTGAGAGAATACGCAATAAAAGATTTTATAAAATAACAAAAGAGATAGCCTTTTGGCAATCCCTTTTATATTTATGATATTAGATTATTGTTTTAATTGAAGTAAGGTATTTAGCATTTGATCGCTTGTTGTAATAGTTTTAGAACTTGCTTGGAAACCTCTTTGTATAACAATAAGATTTGTCAAAGCTCTACTTAAATCAACATTACTCATCTCTAACGCACTTGATTGCATTTTTCCTCTACCTGCAGTTATGGCCTCGCCTATGATAGCCTCTCCTGAGTTTGGAGAAACAGAAAATAGCGTTCCACCTTCGCTTGTTAATCCCTCATTGTTTATAAATTTAGCCATAGCAATCTTAGCAAGACCAAGACTTCGACCATTTGTAAAGCTACCTATGATAGTTCCAGATTCATCTATCTTTATACCATCTAAATCTCCGCCCTTATAGCCATCTTGAGTAAAAAATTTAGTATTTGATTTCGCATCATGAGCCACAAGACCATCTGTATCACCAGCTGTTCCAAGATCTAATAAAATCGGTTGTCCGCCAATAGAACCGTTATTTGAACTATATTGAATACTAGTAGGATAGTATGTTGCAAGTGTTCCATCTGGATTAAATGTAACTTCACCTACAACCAAATTTGATGGAAGTGTTGTATTGCCAGAAAAATTTATCTTTGCTGGTTCTGGCACTTGAATAATCATTTTCCATCTAGTTCCGCCATTATCTGCATAACCCTCTTTAATAAAGTCAAATTTTATATCTTTTGTTCCACCAAGAGAATCATAAATAGGTGTTGTGGTGCTATGGGCTGATATATAACTAGCTTGAGTAGTTTTTGGATATTCACTACGATTTAAAGCTCCTCTCATAGGAGACATGATTTCTGTAAATCTTATATTTTCTCCTACATTGTTTGCAGGATCTGTTAAACCTGTGATATATAAATTCATACCTTTACCAGATGCAGCTTCTCCTGTTAATATATAAGTTATATCATTTTTTACTGTAACATCACCATCCATTGTTGCATATCCGCCATCTGGTATAGTGATCTCTGGGCTAGTTCCAGCTACACCAGCATTTGCTGCTGGTATTTTAACTTCTGTCTTTTTACCATCTTTATCATAAATACTAACAGTTATTTCTTTATCAGAGTTATTTTCAAACGCACCTGCTGTATAATTAGCCGCAGCTGTGGGTTTACCTATAGGGGTATTGCTTATTAAAACATCATTAGCTTTTTTACTTACCTCAACAGACTCTTTTGAAAATTCATTTCTTATCTCAAATTGTCCTTCTTTATTTACTGTTACCATTACTCCTAAATTTGGATCTGACTTACCATTGCTCGCTGGATCTCCATCATAATCAACATTTTTTCTGGCATCTTCTTGCATAGCTGCTCTTAAATCCTCTGTAGAATGAAAAGATCGCTCTAAGGTATCATCATAAGGTTCTTTTCCAGCTTGTATCATACTTGATGGCACTTTTGGATCTGCTTTTGGATCTTTATATGTGCCAATTTGTGCGGTTGTGTATTTATATTGATAAGCTGTTATTACCTTTTGTTCTGTTATTCCAAGACCACTAACAACATTAGTAATCTTAATGTTTTTTGTTGATGAAGTTGTTCCAGAATCATTTTGGTTTGCTAGCTGAATTTGAGAGCCATTTACCACTACAGCTTTTACTCCAGTTTCTTGTGAACGGCTATTTATAAGTCTTGCCAATTCATTTATGCTAGTTACATTTCCTTTAACCTGCGTTCCATTTATAGTTACATCAAAGGCTTTACCGACGGCTGGATCAATATCTTCTACAGTAATTGGTTGCGTTTTAGCTGTAGCATAACTAACCCATATACCTTGTCCTTCTCTTAGATTATAAGCCTCTCCTTTTTGATTGTGAAGTATGCCCATATCTACACCTTTTTCTACAAGCCTATAATCACTATTTTTAGTATTCTTAAATGAATCTTCTATATTTTCATCATGAAGTTCTGCTGCACCAGCTGTAACTCCATCTTGATTTCTATCTGTATATCCACGAAATGAATCTAACTCATAGATGGGAACTTTTTGATCGCCTATATTATCTCCGGTATTTAGAGTAGCAGCTATATCAAGCTTAGTTGTAGCTCTTGCTGGCATTGTAAGATCAGGTTTTACAAGTATATTTTGAACTTGTCTTGTTGAGTCTATTTCGCCTGTTTCTTCGTCTCTCATCCAGCCTTGCACAATATAACCAGCATTATTAACAAAATTTCCATATTTATCGAAAAGAAAATCGCCATTTCTAGTATATTTTTGAGTATAACCACCATCTCCACTAACTATAAAAAATCCATCTCCTTGTATGGCAACATCTGTTAGTTTCTCCGTGGTTTGAACTGAACCTTGTTTAAAAATTTTTGTAACACTCGTAACACTTGTTCCAAGTCCAACTTGCATACTATTTGTACCACCAAGATCGCCTTGAGGACCTGTTGCAATCTTGGAAGTTTGACTCATCATATCTTCAAAATTTGCCCTTGAGTATTTATATCCTGTTGTACTAACATTTGCTATGTTGTGTCCTTCAACATCCATTGCTATTTGGTGTGCTCCAAGTCCAGATACTCCAGACCAAAGTGATCTCATCATAGTTTTATCCTTTTATATAATTTTATTAAAAATATAAAAGCAAAATGTGTTCCAAAATTATTTTTTATTAGATTGAAATTTAAAAAAGATAAAAGAAGCAAAAACTTCTTTTATCCAAAGTGCCTAGCAAACACTTTTAACATTTGTAGCAAGACCACCAAGAGATGTTTCGCGGTATTTTGAGTTCATATCTTTACCGGTTTCATACATAGTTTTTATAACATCATCAAGTCCAACCCTAGGTGTGCTTTTTCTCGTTAGTGACATTTTAGCAGCAGAAATTGCTTTTATAGCACCAAAAGCATTTCTTTCTATACAAGGAATTTGCACAAGTCCATCAACAGGATCACAAGTAAGACCTAAATGGTGTTCCATTGCTATTTCAGCAGCACTACAAGCTACGATAGCACTTCCGCCACTAATAGTTGCCATAGCACCAGCTGCCATTGAACTTGCACTTCCTATCTCAGCTTGACAACCAGCCTCAGCACCACTTATAGAAGCGTTTTTTTTGTAAAATGAGCCTATTAGCATAGCAGTTAGTAAAAACTCTATAGCTTTTTCTTCACTAAAAATTTTGGTGTGATTCTTAAGATATAGCATTACGGCTGGAACCACAGCACAAGCACCATTTGTAGGAGCAGTTACTACTTTGGCTCCACTTGCGTTTTCTTCAGCTATAGCTATAGCATATAAAGATACATAATCCAGTATAACCATTGGATCATCGCTTGCATAAAGTCTTTCATAAAGCCCTTTTGCTCTTCTATGAAGCTTTAAATTTCCAGGTAAATCTAGACTTTTTGGATTTATGCCAGCTGCAAATGCCTCTTGCATTACATCCCAAATTTCCAAACAATACTCTTTTATATCTTCTAGTGAGTGGAATTGAAGCTCATACTCTAAAGATAGTTTTGCCAAATTCCATCCATTTTTATTGCATATTTCTAAAGCATCTTTGGCATTATTTATACTCATAAACCCATCTGGCAATTTTTCTTCTTTTTTGCCATCTTTTAGATATATCTCAAGCTCAACTTTACTCATAACAAAACCGCCGCCAATAGAATAGTAAGTTTTTTCTTCTATTAAACTACTTTTGCTATAAACACTAATTACTAAACCATTTTCATGAAGTGGTAAAAAATCTTTGTGAAAAACAATATCTTTATTATAATCAAAGGATATCTGTTTTTTATCACATAGTTTCAAAACTCCATCGTTCAAAGCTCTGTTATTAATATCTTCTTGTGCAGATGAATTTATAGTTTTTGGCTCTAAACCACTAAGTCCCCATAAAATAGCTTTATCAGTTAAATGCCCTTTGCCTGTTAATGACAAAGAGCCATATAAATCTATTTTGATTTTATCGATTAAATCTAGCTTATCTTCTATAAGTTTGCAAAATAAATTTCCAGCAACAAGTGGTCCAAGAGTATGAGAAGACGATGGACCAACTCCTATCTTAAAAATATTTAAATTGCTCAAATTTTATCCTTAAAATGTAAAAATAACTGTTATTATAGTTAAAAGTCCAGTTATAAAAACAAAAGCATCTAAAGCTTTGTTTTGGAATTTTTTAAGTTTTGAAACTGTATAGATAGCAATCATCGGCATTATAAATAAAATAGCTGCGATAATTGGTCCTCCTAAATTTTCTATGAAACCTAAAACGCTTGGATTTTCATAGGCTGTAAAAAGCATTATTATATACATTACAGCAGTTGAAATAACAGCTATTTTTTTCATATTTGGATTTTCATTTCCGCTTAATTTTGCACATTTTCTTATTATTCCATAGCAACCTTCTCTTGCACCAAAATAGTGCCCAAAAAACGAACTCGCAATAGCTAAAAATGCAACTGCTGGCCCACCATAAGATATCAAAGGATTATCAAGTTTATTTGCAAAATATGATAACACTGGGATATTTTGTGCTCTTGCATCAGCAAATTCAGCTGGCGTTAAAGATAAAGAACAGCTCATTACAAAAAACATAACAAAAACTAAAAGCATTATAGAAGTTCTTAGTAAAATTTGATTTGCTTTTTCAACTGGATTATCTGGATACTCTCTTTTTACACTTAGTGAAAAAGTTGAAATCGCAGGAGAGTGATTAAATGAAAATACTAAAACAGGAAGTGTTAACCAAACAACCATAAAAAATTTACTAGCATTAGGTACTGCACTAAAACTCTCAAAACTCCACTGAGGTATTAAATACAAAGAAAAAACTAGCAAAATAGCACACAAAGGATAAACCAAAAGCTCACAAACTCTAGTTATAAATTCTTCACTAAAAAGCATAATTAGCATAAATGTGCTAACCAAAACAAAAGCAAAAATAGCTCTATAAAATGGAGTAAGATTTCCTATAACTCTTCCAAATTCATTTGTGCTTGTTACATACATTGAGCTTATAAAAGTATGCATAGCTGAGTTTGAATCTAAAAGTGGTAAAAGTTGATTAAAAATAAAACTCTCAAATGTATTTGTAATACCTACACAATACGCTAAACAAATCGGGAAAATAGCAAAAAAGTAAAGCACAGATATAAATACACTTATCTTTCTACCAAAATACTCCTCGGCTGCGTAAGTAATATCATGATCACTTCCTTGTGCTTGACAAACAAAACGACTAAGTGCTCTATGACTTAAATATACCATTGGGAAAATGATAAAACACATCACTACAACGGGCCAAAAACCACCTGTTCCAGCTTTAATTGGCAAGTATAAAATACCTGCACCAACAGCAGTTCCAAACAAAGAGAACATCCAACGCTTATCGAACGTGTTCCAAGTAAGATTACTTTGCATACATCAAACCTTTATGTATAAATTAAACACTTATAGTAATAAAATAGCGATATATACGCTAATTTACACTACTATAGTTTTCAGATGTAAATTATGTCTTTTTAAACCTTTACTTTTTATTAAATATAATAAATATTTATTAAATTTTATAAAAATGTGTCTTTTTGTAATAAAGTTTGATATAATTTTATCAAAAAAAGGTTGCAAAATGACAGAAGAATTAAGAGATCAATACAAAATAATCGTTAAATTCCTTGCAGAAGCGCTAGGAAGCAATTATGAAGTTATACTCCACGATATCAACAAACCAGGAGCAAACATCGCAGCTATATCCAATTCTCATATAAGTGGAAGAAGTACAAACTCACCGATTACCGGCTTTGCACTTGAATTAATGCAGTCAAAAAAATACCTAGAGACTGATTATATAACAAATTATAAAGCAAAAAGCAAATTAAACCAGAATATAACCGGATCAACTCTATTTATAAAAAATGGTGAAAATTTAGTTGGAATGTTGTGTATAAATCATGATACGAGTAAATTTGAAACACTTTCTAATGAAATTTTAAAACTTGGGAATTTAGATCCAAAAGAACCAAAGGTGATAATAGAAGAAGCCGTTGAACAATTAAATGAAAGTTTAGAAGAAATAATAGAAAATATATTAAATATAAGCCCTCAAGACACACATAAACTAAAACCTAAACAGCGTATAGCATGTATAATCAAGCTATACGAAAAAGGTATTTTTAATGTAAAAAATTCCATACCAAAAGTTGCTAAATATATGGAAATATCAGAATCTAGTATTTATAGATATTTACAAAATATACAAAAAAATAGTTAATTTTTATTTGGCATATAAACTATGACCTCGCCACATTTTTTACAAATAAATTTAGCTCCACATTTGATTTTTTCGTGAATTTCGGCTGTAACAAAATGGCTTTTACAAGAACAAACATAGTAAAATTTCTCTTTTGGCTTTCGAGCTTCTGGTTCTTTTTCAGCTTTCAAAATAGATTTTCGTCTCCAAGACTCTATTTTCATATCCTCTTGCAAAATATGTTCTAGTAGCCATTTTTTAGCAATCACACCAAGCTGTTCTTTCATATCATTTGTATTATGAATTTTGCTAATGAGACGAACCATACTTTGAATTATATAGTTATGAATTTTTTTATGCTCATCTAATTTAGGGTATCCTATAGAAAGCATATATTCTTCTTCGTCTGAAAAATGAGTTTTCATATACTCAAAAAACCCATTCAAAACATCTTTTATTTGCTGTTTTGAAACATATTTATTTTCTAGGTTATAAGCAACAGCGGCAAGTTCAAAAAGTTTTTTATGCTGAGCATCTATACTTTCGTTATTTATACTATAAGAATCTTCCCAAGTAGGTAACATTTTGCCTCTTTAAAATTAAATAATATATTATATCAAAACTATAATTTAATTACAATATAAATATATTTTAAATAATCAAATTATAGTATCAATAATCCTCTTCTTCATCCTCATCGTCATAGCTATAATCACCCTCATCATATAAAAACGAACCATTACCACTATTTTCATCGTAATCAAAATCAAAATCTTCGTTATCTACAAACTCATCTTCATTATATTCGCTATTTTCATTATACATTATTATATCCTTATGTTTTAAATTTTAACTCACAAATTTTGTAGTAAGTTTTACAGCATTTGTCTCAATTATATTTAAAATTTTTAATATTATATCTTGTTTTACTTTAATATAGTCATTTTTATTTATAGGTATTGTAAAAAATTCAATCTTTACAACAATTCCACTATCATTTAAATCATCCAACCAAACATAATATCCACTTTTATATCCAGCCAAATCATCTACTGAAATCATATTTTTACGATATTTTAAAAAATTGTATTCATCATTTACAACATCATTTATATTAGTTGATGTTTGTGGATGATTTACTATCAAAT contains:
- a CDS encoding NFACT RNA binding domain-containing protein, which produces MKYSNLTQIASFIAKFKKITKIKRIQDNAIFIKFDNDFELIFDLSKDISSIYQNPNLIFQKEYKAPFDTILKKRFTGADIVDIFVPKNNRILVFKTIYSGSYKALKSYLIMEFTGRFTNVIITDENEVILEALRHHENDFRSIKVGKKLLHLEPFLIKEKECEKIENFELFFKSEFENLVDNKFTQIKQIKIAQISKKIENLLTSLNELENADDLLIQSEIYSKNATLILANLSMLNDYDRNINLIDFNGNDVSLNLEESPKDSANSFWNRSKKLKQKAKGIDIERKNLNEKIAFYENLLSLINLAKSAEELEIIYPKAKNVKKVDTMPLDVQNFYIDEFKISVGKNQKGNVSLLKNASKNDFWFHIKDISSAHVIVKTNKKTMSDEVIYLAAQICVNFSTKNAGNYQVDYTKRENVKIIKDSHVNYINYKTIYINKE
- the leuC gene encoding 3-isopropylmalate dehydratase large subunit is translated as MSQTITEKIFSNHVGNEVYAGQIIECTIDMVIGNDITTPISIKAFEESGAKKLANPDGFSIVLDHFIPPKDIASANQAKINRDFAYKHNLKNFFDEKDMGIEHALLPQKGLVVPGDVIIGADSHTCTHGALGAFSTGMGSTDIAFAMISGKNWFKVPSSIKVVFSGKLPKFVYGKDLILEVIRQIGVDGALYKTLEFCGDSIKELNMDDRFSLCNMTIEAGAKSGIIAADDITKEFLKDKNLAREPKFFYSDEDAIYEKTLHIDVSKLEPIVAYPHLPSNGKSISVAKKDNLSVDQVFIGSCTNGRLSDLRIAAQILKGKKVAQKTRLIITPATQQIAREAEKEGLIEIFINAGALVSNPTCGACLGGYMGILAQNERCVATTNRNFIGRMGDKTSEIYLANSAVAAASAITGKITDPRDL
- a CDS encoding molybdenum cofactor guanylyltransferase; the encoded protein is MLKHCVILAGGKSSRMGSDKTKLPFGEFETLVDFEVNKFSKIFENIYVSSKNFKFADKFETIEDKFETFSPMGALWQILSNFKDEYVFIIPADMPFISIQTINLLYENLQNSDIINPRDDEFTHSLCGFFHSKVANIAKELYENNIHKIGFLRQKCNSKTIFFENSDEFFNINTPQDYQKAKEFLLQV
- the flgE gene encoding flagellar hook protein FlgE: MMRSLWSGVSGLGAHQIAMDVEGHNIANVSTTGYKYSRANFEDMMSQTSKIATGPQGDLGGTNSMQVGLGTSVTSVTKIFKQGSVQTTEKLTDVAIQGDGFFIVSGDGGYTQKYTRNGDFLFDKYGNFVNNAGYIVQGWMRDEETGEIDSTRQVQNILVKPDLTMPARATTKLDIAATLNTGDNIGDQKVPIYELDSFRGYTDRNQDGVTAGAAELHDENIEDSFKNTKNSDYRLVEKGVDMGILHNQKGEAYNLREGQGIWVSYATAKTQPITVEDIDPAVGKAFDVTINGTQVKGNVTSINELARLINSRSQETGVKAVVVNGSQIQLANQNDSGTTSSTKNIKITNVVSGLGITEQKVITAYQYKYTTAQIGTYKDPKADPKVPSSMIQAGKEPYDDTLERSFHSTEDLRAAMQEDARKNVDYDGDPASNGKSDPNLGVMVTVNKEGQFEIRNEFSKESVEVSKKANDVLISNTPIGKPTAAANYTAGAFENNSDKEITVSIYDKDGKKTEVKIPAANAGVAGTSPEITIPDGGYATMDGDVTVKNDITYILTGEAASGKGMNLYITGLTDPANNVGENIRFTEIMSPMRGALNRSEYPKTTQASYISAHSTTTPIYDSLGGTKDIKFDFIKEGYADNGGTRWKMIIQVPEPAKINFSGNTTLPSNLVVGEVTFNPDGTLATYYPTSIQYSSNNGSIGGQPILLDLGTAGDTDGLVAHDAKSNTKFFTQDGYKGGDLDGIKIDESGTIIGSFTNGRSLGLAKIAMAKFINNEGLTSEGGTLFSVSPNSGEAIIGEAITAGRGKMQSSALEMSNVDLSRALTNLIVIQRGFQASSKTITTSDQMLNTLLQLKQ
- a CDS encoding L-serine ammonia-lyase, translated to MSNLNIFKIGVGPSSSHTLGPLVAGNLFCKLIEDKLDLIDKIKIDLYGSLSLTGKGHLTDKAILWGLSGLEPKTINSSAQEDINNRALNDGVLKLCDKKQISFDYNKDIVFHKDFLPLHENGLVISVYSKSSLIEEKTYYSIGGGFVMSKVELEIYLKDGKKEEKLPDGFMSINNAKDALEICNKNGWNLAKLSLEYELQFHSLEDIKEYCLEIWDVMQEAFAAGINPKSLDLPGNLKLHRRAKGLYERLYASDDPMVILDYVSLYAIAIAEENASGAKVVTAPTNGACAVVPAVMLYLKNHTKIFSEEKAIEFLLTAMLIGSFYKKNASISGAEAGCQAEIGSASSMAAGAMATISGGSAIVACSAAEIAMEHHLGLTCDPVDGLVQIPCIERNAFGAIKAISAAKMSLTRKSTPRVGLDDVIKTMYETGKDMNSKYRETSLGGLATNVKSVC
- a CDS encoding aromatic amino acid transport family protein, which produces MQSNLTWNTFDKRWMFSLFGTAVGAGILYLPIKAGTGGFWPVVVMCFIIFPMVYLSHRALSRFVCQAQGSDHDITYAAEEYFGRKISVFISVLYFFAIFPICLAYCVGITNTFESFIFNQLLPLLDSNSAMHTFISSMYVTSTNEFGRVIGNLTPFYRAIFAFVLVSTFMLIMLFSEEFITRVCELLVYPLCAILLVFSLYLIPQWSFESFSAVPNASKFFMVVWLTLPVLVFSFNHSPAISTFSLSVKREYPDNPVEKANQILLRTSIMLLVFVMFFVMSCSLSLTPAEFADARAQNIPVLSYFANKLDNPLISYGGPAVAFLAIASSFFGHYFGAREGCYGIIRKCAKLSGNENPNMKKIAVISTAVMYIIMLFTAYENPSVLGFIENLGGPIIAAILFIMPMIAIYTVSKLKKFQNKALDAFVFITGLLTIITVIFTF
- a CDS encoding helix-turn-helix transcriptional regulator; translation: MTEELRDQYKIIVKFLAEALGSNYEVILHDINKPGANIAAISNSHISGRSTNSPITGFALELMQSKKYLETDYITNYKAKSKLNQNITGSTLFIKNGENLVGMLCINHDTSKFETLSNEILKLGNLDPKEPKVIIEEAVEQLNESLEEIIENILNISPQDTHKLKPKQRIACIIKLYEKGIFNVKNSIPKVAKYMEISESSIYRYLQNIQKNS
- a CDS encoding hemerythrin family protein, with amino-acid sequence MLPTWEDSYSINNESIDAQHKKLFELAAVAYNLENKYVSKQQIKDVLNGFFEYMKTHFSDEEEYMLSIGYPKLDEHKKIHNYIIQSMVRLISKIHNTNDMKEQLGVIAKKWLLEHILQEDMKIESWRRKSILKAEKEPEARKPKEKFYYVCSCKSHFVTAEIHEKIKCGAKFICKKCGEVIVYMPNKN